Proteins from a genomic interval of Zingiber officinale cultivar Zhangliang chromosome 1B, Zo_v1.1, whole genome shotgun sequence:
- the LOC122032949 gene encoding uncharacterized protein LOC122032949 — MGESTSIKCLFKFCGYVVELFGDRYLRRANADDVQRLLQMHNERHDFLGMLGSLDCMHWEWKNCPVAWKGQFTRGHGSPTIMFEVVASQDLWIWHAFFGVTGSRNDINVLFESPIFNNVLQENAPEINFTVNGTQYTKGYYLTDGIYPEWATFVKAFRCPEDPKRRLFKERQEAARKDVERAFGVL, encoded by the coding sequence ATGGGTGAATCAACCTCCATCAAGTGTTTGTTCAAGTTCTGCGGTTATgtggttgaactatttggtgatcGATACTTGAGAAGGGCGAATGCTGATGATGTTCAACGTCTTCTTCAAATGCATAATGAGAGGCACGACTTCCTTGGAATGTTGGGCAGCCTTGATTGCATGCATTGGGAATGGAAAAACTGTCCAGTTGCTTGGAAAGGCCAGTTTACAAGAGGTCATGGATCACCAACAATCATGTTTGAAGTGGTCGCGTCTCAAGACTTGTGGATATGGCATGCATTCTTTGGTGTCACAGGTTCACGTAATGATATTAATGTGTTGTTTGAATCTCCCATATTCAATAACGTCTTGCAAGAAAATGCCCCGGAGATTAATTTCACGGTCAATGGGACTCAATATACAAAGGGATATTATCTAACAGATGGAATATATCCGGAATGGGCTACTTTCGTGAAGGCTTTTCGTTGCCCGGAAGATCCCAAGAGGAGGTTGTTTAAGGAAAGACAAGAGGCTGCAAGAAAAGATGTTGAACGAGCATTTGGGGTGCTCTAA